In the Chroicocephalus ridibundus chromosome 15, bChrRid1.1, whole genome shotgun sequence genome, one interval contains:
- the MRPL41 gene encoding large ribosomal subunit protein mL41, with product MGLLTELARGLVRGADRMSPFTSKRGPRSYNKGRGARRPGVLTSSRKFIRVEEMVPQFIVPDLEGFKLKPYVSYRAPPGSEPPMTAKQLFTEVVAPRIEKDVKEGAFDPNNLEKYGFEPTQEGKLFQLFPKNYVR from the coding sequence ATGGGGCTGCTGACCGAGCTGGCCCGCGGGCTGGTGCGGGGCGCCGACCGCATGTCCCCCTTCACCAGCAAGCGCGGCCCGCGCAGCTACAACAAGGGCCGGGGCGCCAGGAGGCCGGGTGTGCTCACCTCCAGCAGAAAGTTCATCCGCGTCGAGGAGATGGTGCCCCAGTTCATCGTCCCCGACCTGGAAGGTTTCAAGCTCAAGCCCTACGTCTCGTACCGCGCCCCCCCGGGCTCTGAGCCACCCATGACGGCCAAGCAGCTCTTCACTgaggtggtggctccccgcaTTGAGAAGGATGTGAAGGAAGGTGCTTTTGACCCCAACAACCTGGAGAAGTATGGCTTCGAGCCGACGCAGGAGGGCAagctcttccagctcttccccaaGAACTATGTGCGGTAG